One window of the Nicotiana tabacum cultivar K326 chromosome 4, ASM71507v2, whole genome shotgun sequence genome contains the following:
- the LOC107769422 gene encoding uncharacterized protein LOC107769422 isoform X3, producing the protein MMLDAPRLELSVRVQVGTLIDPSARISGFSCELATYAQEMAQREIGMDPGEGTSRSPPGQRDRFPLEAHSESPVPLVSASPALVGAQRDAVPPALPVPLVPEAARDTGPPAPIVPPSETGEQGMREAVQLLTRIVSIHERQLESGADARRDRIGSSTVREFLHLAPPLFTGSSSTEDPQDFIDHMYRALRVMHASVIEAVELASFRLRDVTVLWYEAWERSRGPDAPPVEWEDFSEAFLAHYLPREVREARLDHFLSLKKGDMSVRDYRNKFNTLARYAPDIVHTVRARVHHYVDGLGDHLIRDCRVASLSDDVDISRIQAFAQTTEDLSRRIRDTRRDREQSKRARTMGSYREPRVDFRPPLHRYPPRSAGSFPPQMQGQRFDHYIQSGPGQSSGQPEGRRQERSAQMRQLTPPCTQCGKLHTGQCRQGSSACFHCGQTGHYISQCSGLGRGTPAQPSGFTAASSPSVRAPRPGPQSTQGCGRRRGGGDTSGSSGVQNRFYALTGRQDSEAFPDVVTDTITDDRASG; encoded by the exons atgatgcttgacgctcctcggctcgagttatcCGTCCGG gtccaggtagggactctgatcgacccctccgctaggatttcagggttcagctgtgagttg GCTACCTACGCTCAGGAGATGGCACAGCGAGAGATAGGTATGGATCCGGGAGAAGGTACCAGTCGTTCCCCACCGGGTCAGAGGGATAGATTTCCCTTAGAGGCTCATAGTGAGTCTCCAGTACCCCTAGTTTCAGCTTCCCCAGCACTTGTTGGAGCCCAGAGAGATGCAGTACCCCCAGCCTTACCAGTTCCATTGGTACCTGAGGCAGCTAGAGACACAGGACCTCCAGCACCTATTGTTCCCCCATCAGAGACTGGGGAGCAGGGGATGAGGGAGGCTGTTCAGTTGCTGACTAGGATAGTTTCTATTCATGAGCGACAGCTAGAGTCAGGAGCAGATGCCCGGAGAGATCGGATAGGAAGCTCGACGGTACGAGAGTTTCTTCACTTGGCCCCTCCATTATTTACAGGATCCAGTtccactgaggatccccaggactttataGACCATATGTATAGAGCATTGAGGGTGATGCATGCCTCCGTCATCGAGGCTGTGGAGTTGGCTTCTTTTCGACTACGTGATGTAACCGTCCTATGGTATGAGGCATGGGAGAGATCTAGAGGACCTGATGCTCCGCCAGTAGAGTGGGAGGACTTCTCTGAGGCTTTTTTAGCCCATTATTTGCCACGGGAGGTTCGGGAGGCCCGTCTTGACCATTTTCTTAGCCTAAAGAAGGGGGATATGAGTGTGAGGGATTATAGGAATAAGTTTAATActttggcaaggtatgcaccAGATATAGTACATACCGTGAGGGCTAGAGTTCATCATTATGTGGATGGTTTGGGGGATCATCTGATTAGAGACTGTAGGGTTGCATCCCTATCGGATGATGTAGATATTTCCCGTATACAGGCTTTCGCTCAGACTACAGAGGACCTTTCCCGTCGGATTCGTGATACTCGCAGGGATAGGGAGCAGAGTAAGAGGGCTCGTACTATGGGGTCTTATAGGGAGCCACGAGTTGATTTTAGGCCCCCACTCCATCGATATCCACCTCGGTCAGCAGGTAGTTTCCCACCACAGATGCAGGGCCAGCGGTTTGATCATTATATTCAGTCAGGACCGGGGCAGAGCTCAGGCCAGCCTGAGGGCCGTCGACAAGAGCGTTCTGCACAGATGAGACAGCTTACTCCTCCATGTACTCAGTGCGGTAAGCTGCACACCGGGCAATGTAGACAGGGTTCGAGTGCATGTTTTCATTGTGGGCAGACAGGACATTATATTAGTCAGTGCTCGGGGTTAGGCAGAGGTACACCAGCTCAGCCTTCAGGATTCACAGCAGCCTCTTCACCCTCAGTCCGTGCTCCCCGACCAGGTCCACAGTCTACTCAGGGCTGTGGTAGGAGGAGAGGTGGAGGAGACACCTCAGGTTCTAGTGGTGTCCAGAACCGCTTTTATGCACTCACAGGCCGACAGGATTCAGAGGCATtcccagatgttgtcacag ATACTATTACGGACGATAGAGCTAGTGGCTGA
- the LOC142180268 gene encoding uncharacterized protein LOC142180268: MAEDKGVRSMSMEYAIQRELAFKQKIANLFADDECPQDILPLEVKRWKALISKKKRSADGIADCCPTTTSKCAKGSQEMLKLLESDGTIFRSNSNVTRRKALISKNQTTSRYSKVSQEALKLLESDGGSNMRGAIFKTNSSANAESPYPDPLNKKPSPNPSSAPGAAAGESPTTSHSVMPLPDASTCLQTPNAVLLPNHFPSTTTSPPRPSTFIYSQRKKNAESSNSGGLPPQQQYYCKICRVHCSGTLCFKQHLRGRMHNLKLGVSSVEERNKQVRCDLCKIFCQDESLLKMHLEGQKHKAKLLQLEHGEKIKDENSQQFWCELCQTPCMNKETFILHLNGKKHRKHVCA; the protein is encoded by the exons ATGGCTGAAGATAAGGGAGTGCGTTCCATGTCAATGGAGTATGCTATTCAGCGTGAGTTAGCATTTAAACAGAAGATTGCAAATTTATTTGCAGATGATGAGTGTCCACAAGATATTTTGCCCTTAGAG GTGAAACGATGGAAAGCTTTGATTTCCAAGAAGAAAAGATCCGCTGATGGAATAGCAGATTGCTGTCCAACAACAACCTCTAAATGCGCCAAAGGTTCGCAGGAAATGCTGAAACTGTTGGAATCTGATG GTACCATCTTCAGGAGCAATTCAAAT GTAACAAGACGGAAAGCTTTGATTTCCAAGAACCAAACAACTTCTAGATACTCCAAAGTTTCTCAGGAAGCATTGAAACTTTTAGAATCTGATGGCGGAAGTAATATGAGAG GTGCCATCTTCAAGACCAATTCAAGTGCAAATGCTGAGAGTCCTTACCCTGATCCATTAAACAAGAAGCCTTCTCCAAATCCATCTTCTGCTCCAGGGGCTGCGGCTGGAGAAAGTCCGACCACAAGTCATAGTGTAATGCCATTGCCTGATGCATCAACTTGTTTACAAACCCCTAATGCAGTGCTACTGCCAAACCATTTTCCAAGTACGACAACATCGCCACCACGTCCATCAACATTTATTTACTCACAGAGAAAGAAAAACGCAGAGTCCAGCAACTCTGGCGGCCTGCCACCTCAGCAGCAGTACTACTGTAAAATCTGTAGAGTTCACTGCTCAGGGACTCTGTGTTTCAAGCAGCACTTGAGAGGGCGCATGCACAATCTGAAACTCGGGGTTTCAAGTGTTGAGGAAAGAAACAAGCAAGTAAGATGTGACTTGTGCAAAATTTTCTGTCAGGATGAAAGTTTATTAAAGATGCACCTTGAAGGTCAGAAACACAAGGCTAAGCTACTACAACTCGAACATGGTGAGAAAATTAAAGATGAGAACAGCCAGCAATTCTGGTGCGAATTATGTCAAACTCCATGCATGAATAAAGAAACTTTCATATTACACCTCAACGGGAAAAAACATCGTAAACATGTGTGTGCTTGA
- the LOC107769422 gene encoding uncharacterized protein LOC107769422 isoform X1: MMLDAPRLELSVRVQVGTLIDPSARISGFSCELATYAQEMAQREIGMDPGEGTSRSPPGQRDRFPLEAHSESPVPLVSASPALVGAQRDAVPPALPVPLVPEAARDTGPPAPIVPPSETGEQGMREAVQLLTRIVSIHERQLESGADARRDRIGSSTVREFLHLAPPLFTGSSSTEDPQDFIDHMYRALRVMHASVIEAVELASFRLRDVTVLWYEAWERSRGPDAPPVEWEDFSEAFLAHYLPREVREARLDHFLSLKKGDMSVRDYRNKFNTLARYAPDIVHTVRARVHHYVDGLGDHLIRDCRVASLSDDVDISRIQAFAQTTEDLSRRIRDTRRDREQSKRARTMGSYREPRVDFRPPLHRYPPRSAGSFPPQMQGQRFDHYIQSGPGQSSGQPEGRRQERSAQMRQLTPPCTQCGKLHTGQCRQGSSACFHCGQTGHYISQCSGLGRGTPAQPSGFTAASSPSVRAPRPGPQSTQGCGRRRGGGDTSGSSGVQNRFYALTGRQDSEAFPDVVTGKNNEGTVAVETISGILLLFGKLLGGIFAEGKGYKIRLRPLEAV, translated from the exons atgatgcttgacgctcctcggctcgagttatcCGTCCGG gtccaggtagggactctgatcgacccctccgctaggatttcagggttcagctgtgagttg GCTACCTACGCTCAGGAGATGGCACAGCGAGAGATAGGTATGGATCCGGGAGAAGGTACCAGTCGTTCCCCACCGGGTCAGAGGGATAGATTTCCCTTAGAGGCTCATAGTGAGTCTCCAGTACCCCTAGTTTCAGCTTCCCCAGCACTTGTTGGAGCCCAGAGAGATGCAGTACCCCCAGCCTTACCAGTTCCATTGGTACCTGAGGCAGCTAGAGACACAGGACCTCCAGCACCTATTGTTCCCCCATCAGAGACTGGGGAGCAGGGGATGAGGGAGGCTGTTCAGTTGCTGACTAGGATAGTTTCTATTCATGAGCGACAGCTAGAGTCAGGAGCAGATGCCCGGAGAGATCGGATAGGAAGCTCGACGGTACGAGAGTTTCTTCACTTGGCCCCTCCATTATTTACAGGATCCAGTtccactgaggatccccaggactttataGACCATATGTATAGAGCATTGAGGGTGATGCATGCCTCCGTCATCGAGGCTGTGGAGTTGGCTTCTTTTCGACTACGTGATGTAACCGTCCTATGGTATGAGGCATGGGAGAGATCTAGAGGACCTGATGCTCCGCCAGTAGAGTGGGAGGACTTCTCTGAGGCTTTTTTAGCCCATTATTTGCCACGGGAGGTTCGGGAGGCCCGTCTTGACCATTTTCTTAGCCTAAAGAAGGGGGATATGAGTGTGAGGGATTATAGGAATAAGTTTAATActttggcaaggtatgcaccAGATATAGTACATACCGTGAGGGCTAGAGTTCATCATTATGTGGATGGTTTGGGGGATCATCTGATTAGAGACTGTAGGGTTGCATCCCTATCGGATGATGTAGATATTTCCCGTATACAGGCTTTCGCTCAGACTACAGAGGACCTTTCCCGTCGGATTCGTGATACTCGCAGGGATAGGGAGCAGAGTAAGAGGGCTCGTACTATGGGGTCTTATAGGGAGCCACGAGTTGATTTTAGGCCCCCACTCCATCGATATCCACCTCGGTCAGCAGGTAGTTTCCCACCACAGATGCAGGGCCAGCGGTTTGATCATTATATTCAGTCAGGACCGGGGCAGAGCTCAGGCCAGCCTGAGGGCCGTCGACAAGAGCGTTCTGCACAGATGAGACAGCTTACTCCTCCATGTACTCAGTGCGGTAAGCTGCACACCGGGCAATGTAGACAGGGTTCGAGTGCATGTTTTCATTGTGGGCAGACAGGACATTATATTAGTCAGTGCTCGGGGTTAGGCAGAGGTACACCAGCTCAGCCTTCAGGATTCACAGCAGCCTCTTCACCCTCAGTCCGTGCTCCCCGACCAGGTCCACAGTCTACTCAGGGCTGTGGTAGGAGGAGAGGTGGAGGAGACACCTCAGGTTCTAGTGGTGTCCAGAACCGCTTTTATGCACTCACAGGCCGACAGGATTCAGAGGCATtcccagatgttgtcacag GGAAGAATAATGAAGGCACTGTGGCGGTGGAAAcaattagtgggattttactacTCTTTGGAAAGCTTCTTGGCGGAATTTTTGCGGAAGGAAAGGGCTATAAAATCAG attgaggccattggaggccgTTTGA
- the LOC107769422 gene encoding uncharacterized protein LOC107769422 isoform X4 — protein MAQREIGMDPGEGTSRSPPGQRDRFPLEAHSESPVPLVSASPALVGAQRDAVPPALPVPLVPEAARDTGPPAPIVPPSETGEQGMREAVQLLTRIVSIHERQLESGADARRDRIGSSTVREFLHLAPPLFTGSSSTEDPQDFIDHMYRALRVMHASVIEAVELASFRLRDVTVLWYEAWERSRGPDAPPVEWEDFSEAFLAHYLPREVREARLDHFLSLKKGDMSVRDYRNKFNTLARYAPDIVHTVRARVHHYVDGLGDHLIRDCRVASLSDDVDISRIQAFAQTTEDLSRRIRDTRRDREQSKRARTMGSYREPRVDFRPPLHRYPPRSAGSFPPQMQGQRFDHYIQSGPGQSSGQPEGRRQERSAQMRQLTPPCTQCGKLHTGQCRQGSSACFHCGQTGHYISQCSGLGRGTPAQPSGFTAASSPSVRAPRPGPQSTQGCGRRRGGGDTSGSSGVQNRFYALTGRQDSEAFPDVVTGKNNEGTVAVETISGILLLFGKLLGGIFAEGKGYKIRLRPLEAV, from the exons ATGGCACAGCGAGAGATAGGTATGGATCCGGGAGAAGGTACCAGTCGTTCCCCACCGGGTCAGAGGGATAGATTTCCCTTAGAGGCTCATAGTGAGTCTCCAGTACCCCTAGTTTCAGCTTCCCCAGCACTTGTTGGAGCCCAGAGAGATGCAGTACCCCCAGCCTTACCAGTTCCATTGGTACCTGAGGCAGCTAGAGACACAGGACCTCCAGCACCTATTGTTCCCCCATCAGAGACTGGGGAGCAGGGGATGAGGGAGGCTGTTCAGTTGCTGACTAGGATAGTTTCTATTCATGAGCGACAGCTAGAGTCAGGAGCAGATGCCCGGAGAGATCGGATAGGAAGCTCGACGGTACGAGAGTTTCTTCACTTGGCCCCTCCATTATTTACAGGATCCAGTtccactgaggatccccaggactttataGACCATATGTATAGAGCATTGAGGGTGATGCATGCCTCCGTCATCGAGGCTGTGGAGTTGGCTTCTTTTCGACTACGTGATGTAACCGTCCTATGGTATGAGGCATGGGAGAGATCTAGAGGACCTGATGCTCCGCCAGTAGAGTGGGAGGACTTCTCTGAGGCTTTTTTAGCCCATTATTTGCCACGGGAGGTTCGGGAGGCCCGTCTTGACCATTTTCTTAGCCTAAAGAAGGGGGATATGAGTGTGAGGGATTATAGGAATAAGTTTAATActttggcaaggtatgcaccAGATATAGTACATACCGTGAGGGCTAGAGTTCATCATTATGTGGATGGTTTGGGGGATCATCTGATTAGAGACTGTAGGGTTGCATCCCTATCGGATGATGTAGATATTTCCCGTATACAGGCTTTCGCTCAGACTACAGAGGACCTTTCCCGTCGGATTCGTGATACTCGCAGGGATAGGGAGCAGAGTAAGAGGGCTCGTACTATGGGGTCTTATAGGGAGCCACGAGTTGATTTTAGGCCCCCACTCCATCGATATCCACCTCGGTCAGCAGGTAGTTTCCCACCACAGATGCAGGGCCAGCGGTTTGATCATTATATTCAGTCAGGACCGGGGCAGAGCTCAGGCCAGCCTGAGGGCCGTCGACAAGAGCGTTCTGCACAGATGAGACAGCTTACTCCTCCATGTACTCAGTGCGGTAAGCTGCACACCGGGCAATGTAGACAGGGTTCGAGTGCATGTTTTCATTGTGGGCAGACAGGACATTATATTAGTCAGTGCTCGGGGTTAGGCAGAGGTACACCAGCTCAGCCTTCAGGATTCACAGCAGCCTCTTCACCCTCAGTCCGTGCTCCCCGACCAGGTCCACAGTCTACTCAGGGCTGTGGTAGGAGGAGAGGTGGAGGAGACACCTCAGGTTCTAGTGGTGTCCAGAACCGCTTTTATGCACTCACAGGCCGACAGGATTCAGAGGCATtcccagatgttgtcacag GGAAGAATAATGAAGGCACTGTGGCGGTGGAAAcaattagtgggattttactacTCTTTGGAAAGCTTCTTGGCGGAATTTTTGCGGAAGGAAAGGGCTATAAAATCAG attgaggccattggaggccgTTTGA
- the LOC107769422 gene encoding uncharacterized protein LOC107769422 isoform X2 — protein sequence MMLDAPRLELSVRVQVGTLIDPSARISGFSCELATYAQEMAQREIGMDPGEGTSRSPPGQRDRFPLEAHSESPVPLVSASPALVGAQRDAVPPALPVPLVPEAARDTGPPAPIVPPSETGEQGMREAVQLLTRIVSIHERQLESGADARRDRIGSSTVREFLHLAPPLFTGSSSTEDPQDFIDHMYRALRVMHASVIEAVELASFRLRDVTVLWYEAWERSRGPDAPPVEWEDFSEAFLAHYLPREVREARLDHFLSLKKGDMSVRDYRNKFNTLARYAPDIVHTVRARVHHYVDGLGDHLIRDCRVASLSDDVDISRIQAFAQTTEDLSRRIRDTRRDREQSKRARTMGSYREPRVDFRPPLHRYPPRSAGSFPPQMQGQRFDHYIQSGPGQSSGQPEGRRQERSAQMRQLTPPCTQCGKLHTGQCRQGSSACFHCGQTGHYISQCSGLGRGTPAQPSGFTAASSPSVRAPRPGPQSTQGCGRRRGGGDTSGSSGVQNRFYALTGRQDSEAFPDVVTGKNNEGTVAVETISGILLLFGKLLGGIFAEGKGYKIRYYYGR from the exons atgatgcttgacgctcctcggctcgagttatcCGTCCGG gtccaggtagggactctgatcgacccctccgctaggatttcagggttcagctgtgagttg GCTACCTACGCTCAGGAGATGGCACAGCGAGAGATAGGTATGGATCCGGGAGAAGGTACCAGTCGTTCCCCACCGGGTCAGAGGGATAGATTTCCCTTAGAGGCTCATAGTGAGTCTCCAGTACCCCTAGTTTCAGCTTCCCCAGCACTTGTTGGAGCCCAGAGAGATGCAGTACCCCCAGCCTTACCAGTTCCATTGGTACCTGAGGCAGCTAGAGACACAGGACCTCCAGCACCTATTGTTCCCCCATCAGAGACTGGGGAGCAGGGGATGAGGGAGGCTGTTCAGTTGCTGACTAGGATAGTTTCTATTCATGAGCGACAGCTAGAGTCAGGAGCAGATGCCCGGAGAGATCGGATAGGAAGCTCGACGGTACGAGAGTTTCTTCACTTGGCCCCTCCATTATTTACAGGATCCAGTtccactgaggatccccaggactttataGACCATATGTATAGAGCATTGAGGGTGATGCATGCCTCCGTCATCGAGGCTGTGGAGTTGGCTTCTTTTCGACTACGTGATGTAACCGTCCTATGGTATGAGGCATGGGAGAGATCTAGAGGACCTGATGCTCCGCCAGTAGAGTGGGAGGACTTCTCTGAGGCTTTTTTAGCCCATTATTTGCCACGGGAGGTTCGGGAGGCCCGTCTTGACCATTTTCTTAGCCTAAAGAAGGGGGATATGAGTGTGAGGGATTATAGGAATAAGTTTAATActttggcaaggtatgcaccAGATATAGTACATACCGTGAGGGCTAGAGTTCATCATTATGTGGATGGTTTGGGGGATCATCTGATTAGAGACTGTAGGGTTGCATCCCTATCGGATGATGTAGATATTTCCCGTATACAGGCTTTCGCTCAGACTACAGAGGACCTTTCCCGTCGGATTCGTGATACTCGCAGGGATAGGGAGCAGAGTAAGAGGGCTCGTACTATGGGGTCTTATAGGGAGCCACGAGTTGATTTTAGGCCCCCACTCCATCGATATCCACCTCGGTCAGCAGGTAGTTTCCCACCACAGATGCAGGGCCAGCGGTTTGATCATTATATTCAGTCAGGACCGGGGCAGAGCTCAGGCCAGCCTGAGGGCCGTCGACAAGAGCGTTCTGCACAGATGAGACAGCTTACTCCTCCATGTACTCAGTGCGGTAAGCTGCACACCGGGCAATGTAGACAGGGTTCGAGTGCATGTTTTCATTGTGGGCAGACAGGACATTATATTAGTCAGTGCTCGGGGTTAGGCAGAGGTACACCAGCTCAGCCTTCAGGATTCACAGCAGCCTCTTCACCCTCAGTCCGTGCTCCCCGACCAGGTCCACAGTCTACTCAGGGCTGTGGTAGGAGGAGAGGTGGAGGAGACACCTCAGGTTCTAGTGGTGTCCAGAACCGCTTTTATGCACTCACAGGCCGACAGGATTCAGAGGCATtcccagatgttgtcacag GGAAGAATAATGAAGGCACTGTGGCGGTGGAAAcaattagtgggattttactacTCTTTGGAAAGCTTCTTGGCGGAATTTTTGCGGAAGGAAAGGGCTATAAAATCAG ATACTATTACGGACGATAG